In Oryza sativa Japonica Group chromosome 8, ASM3414082v1, the sequence GTGGCCCATAccgaaatactccctccgtccctaaatatttgatgctgtTGACTTGATGATGGCTCTTGTTGCCGATGAGATCACGTGGCCCATACcgaaatactcccttcgtccctaaatatgtgacgtcgttgacttttttaaacatgtttgaccgttcatcttattcaaaaatatatgtgaagtccgtgtccctgatccttgctccgatcatctctctaccggtggcgctcatctccatgtacagttgatggaacttgtacatttgtgtgggtagagactgcagctgctcaggcttgaTAAGCaatttaccgagttcgtacatgtatttcacttccgccttttcgattggtgcgcctcgtagaaattgatccgtagttagcctagtgtcattaataaattcttgtattccaaaatcttcaccggtcaccaacggctcgatctcctgatttggttgctctccaagctgagggactggtttggactttctagaagatgctttcttgagtgttcgctcatagtccgatagctttatggcctccttggcaggtgcagacatatccctgaagaagttcatgacactcgggtctataggaatcttcttttctggacttcgaggcttcaattgtctcctgacttctaatgccacataagcgtcaagctcctcttgcgtacaatcgtaccccgggtccttgttcttggcggtgtcaactttcgccttcttcgttgcccttgtgggggcaggcggtggagcttggggggcccttgacttggaaggtgccgGACGAGGAGCATGCGGAGGAGTTGGTGTAGGAGCTtaaggaggagtcggtgcaggaacctgaggaggagtcggtgcaggagcctgaggtggagacggtgcaggagcatgaggaggagacggtgcaagagcctgaggaggagatggcagagccggaggagatggtgcacgagacgccgcttgtcgcctagggaggatgatgtaccgcttgcgccatagtataatggcgtggcttgtgtctcgtagatgcgtctcgcCGTCTCCTCTAGGGtaatccaactcgaggtcctcgtacgcaccttcgaccaactcaacttcgaccttggagtatcctgctagaatcggcctgcagtggtaagtacctgaagggtctgttgggatggccatgcccgacgccaccttcacgtggtgagaggttatttattagtaatcaacatatataagcagcaacttgcggaatggacaaatcaaaaatatataaattatgagcctacctttattgataagttcttaaagggaatatgcagctcacatggtgtccgctgagtgatgtcatcaacggggcaggtggtttcgtcctgggtttgcatggcgtccatgctttgtgatcctacctgccctgttgaggcgcagctgctacgatttcCTGAAGGGCTCatcattgcaggaggaatggtcggctggggatcatgggaccgatgtgcggccatgcgttcatcaaccttacttgccacctcctcttgcatgctgagctcgtagctcgataccctgtactcaagatctgcaatcttcgcctcggtatctctcttgctcctcatctgactcctgtacgtgtggatgtcctccttgaacccaatcttccaaggaatcacccctttccctcgtgttcgtcctggatgctctggagtctgcagggcgagtgacagctcgtccttctctctgtcgggtcggaacatgccctgagaagaggcttccactgcgtccgttagtcgatgcgcagcctcgcgtatctgatcgctgaagaccaaggagccatcaactgggttgagtgttccaccgtgagcatagtaccaaaaCTTCGATCGATCTGGCCAATTAGCGGtagccggttcgatacccctctcaagcaagcttgccttcatctcctcccacttcggcatcgcgacgctatagccgcctgaccccaagtggtgatggtacttcttcttggtggtattttctttgtttctttccatgatcgcctgcccttgttgacctatcttatatgcaacgaactcgtcccagtgatcccttagctttgggaatgtgtcgaagttcggtgtctgccccttcaggatgtatttctggtatagatctcccttgaagctctgaaactgttctgtcattttctttagagtccaccttttcactttgtcctctgtacccatgggaagggtgaatgtctcgagcattgtggtccatagcatctctttctccgaatctgggacaaagctctcatgatctctgcgtgtccttgttctgcgccagtacaccgtactgacaggcatgTTATCCCGCATAACCCAACTGCTGTGACGTACGTAGTTCTTGGCTGCTTCCGCCGGGACACTAGGTCGGTCgtcttcgtccacttccgttatgatgtgccaaccctcaagcttcttcacGGCACCTCGTTGCCCACGTGTCCTCTTCTAtccagcggagggttgacttccactagcctcctcctcctggttcccctccacatccctctccatgtgcccctcctggttcccctccgcatccctctccatgttcccttcctcgttcaagtactggtttggatcctcgttcccctcttcttcgttccagtactagctgcttccctccgcgattgtatcgtacaatatctatTCCTCATCgtggtcagccatctgttcatacaagaaatagttgctaagtcatgagacatttttgctttaacaatcttatatgctaacaatcatatatgctaagtcatatatgctaagtctaactgtcgtatatgctaagtctaattacaaatctaataatcttatattaaaactataataatcttatacgaAAACTCAAATATTGTATTAAAACTGTAATAGTCAACTATGCCAAGCCTAAGTGACGTATATTAGGACCCTaactagtcaataattatatactaagtctaattacaaatataataatcttatattaaaactcaaataatcttatactaaaactcaaatagtcatatattagaaccctacataatcttatatgctaagtctaattacaaatctaataatcttatattaaaactcaaataatattgtattaaaactctaattataatgctaagtctaagtgtcgtatattaaatctaatagtcttaattgcattaaaaatctaacaatcatatatttacatcacttgcctgcgcgaattccttcgagggctagctaccactccggcttgagggacgacgacgacaacgtcttttctgcaacatacaaaaagatgtattaggataaacgcgaagtaacatatattgtatttcacgttcgcattctcgttaagttcacgtttcgttcacgatcgttcacgttcgcgttcttGTTAAGTTCACGTATATCATTCAcctacgttcgttcgttcacgtgcgTCCACGTTAACGTACGTTAAGTAATGTTCGCGTTCTTGTTAAGTTCACTTTTCGTTCACGCACGTTCGTTTGTTTACGTACGTTCAAATACAACGTTAAGTTCACGTTCATtaacgttcacgttcgttcgttcacgttcgttcgttcattcacgttctcgttcacgttctcgttcacgttcacgttcacgttcgttcgttcacgttcacgttcttgttcacgttcgttcgttcacgtggcggcagtggagcggcggcggcgtggcggcacggcatcggcgtggcgcgtggcgcggcggcggcgttgcgcggcgacggcgacgcgcgcggcgtggcggcggcgttgcgcggcggcggcgtggcggcgcggcggtgccatgccgcggcggcgtcgtggcgtcCCAGCGtgtcgtgccgccgcggcgTTGTGGCGCGGCTTCGTCGGCACTGCGAGGGCGACAGCGTCGCCGGTGCCAGCCGCATCAAGGTCGGGGTCGGCatcgtcggcgcggcggagtcgtGTTCGGCCATGACGACGTAGGCGGTGGCGTCGGcaacgaggcggccggcggcggtttcgggagagagagagagatcgagatcgaagagagagagagagagggggaggcggcgacggaggtggcgacgacgacgcgcacgagacgacggcgagatacgacggcggcgtcggtgcggggatgccctaggcagtggcggcgaaggagaagccgagagagatcgatcggggaaaaaacttctaagtgttggtggagaagatgagggcgcgtatcgggaatatatatacccctagatctttagtcccggttgatgagaacaaccgggagtaaagataaaaatatctttactcccggttgttgagaacaaccgggactaaagataagaggcccggttgttctcaacaaccgggaataaagatatctttactccgggttgttctcatcaatcgggactaaagatattttcctgctatttccaaattctttttaaactcGGTTAAGGTtaggaaccgggactactgataagcggactgaatattaatttccattacatatgtgtttctaaaatagaaaataatgcattaaaattatttaaagtcgaaaaattaatgacaattacttcgaaaaattattgttgtctgtagtaaattaagtcgataaaacgtaataagcaaatatatgatttaaaattaataaaaattctaataatcatatatacttagcatatgaatgatattaaattgttaaaaattgtaattaacatatgtatatacatacgacatgcatcatttaaaattaataaaaattctaataatcttatataattagcatatgaatgatattaaattaattgttaaaaactctaattaacatatgtaaatacatacgacatgcatgatttaaaattaataaaaatttgaataatcatatataattagcatatgaatgatattaaattaattgttaaaaattctaattaacatatgtaaatgccacaagcatgatttaaaacttttaaaaatcctaattatcgcatataactagcatatgcatgatttaaaactgttaaaaactctaagtaacatatgtaaatgccacatgcatgacttaaaacttttaaaaattctaattatggcacataactagcatatacatgatttaaaattgttaaaaactctaagtatcatatgtaaatgccacctGCATGATTTaagacttttaaaaattctaattatcgcatataactagcaattacatgatttaaaattgttaaaacctctaataatcgtacgtagttaacatatgccatacaaaaattgatttatatggataatcaatacatccaaaatagtttacatcgtgtacacaataattacggcaatacatcggcggtgacggttgaccgcacgtactttctcctcactattgtttcctccttgtgatcgctacgtgagtaaggggtgtcttcatttgataggaggatgctagggtcaatcgtcaccgtgaaagggggttgcccatcaaactgatcgtaatcctcgtcagtcttgtcctcaactccgacgatttttcttttgcctgagagaaccacgtgacgcttcggctcgtcaggccctctgcccttctttcctttgcttgacatgtccttcacgtaaaagacttgcgttacatcattggcaaggacaaaaggttcgtccgagtatccaaccttgttaaggtcaaccgttgtcatcccactgtcatcaatcattacgcctccaccagtcaacctaacccattggcaccggaacagagggaccttgagaggaccatactCAAGCTCCCATATGTCCTCAATGGCACCGTAATACatgccagttgttccatcgtgtcccatggcatcgatacgaacagcgctgttttggttcgtgctcttcatgtcttgggctctcgtgtagaatgtgtacccattgatctcatatccctggaatgtcgcgatcgacccagatggTCCCCTTGCCAGGAAGAccagttgttggttgatcgtctcgttacccatgagatgttgtcgtagcaacgcggggaaagtatcaatgtgatgccgtgtaatccatgcatcggactgaccgatgtttctggcccgaactagagccaagtgctcctcgatgtaaggagctaccaatgaagattgttgcagaactgTGAAAtaggctttacggaataaattgttgtctaccgtcattattgctttccttccgagagttccctttccccgtagtctcccttcatggcgcgATTCAGGTACCCCAATTGgacgaaggtcttcaataaattctacgcaaaattcgatgacctcctctgttccataccccttagcgaagcttgcctctggacgagcacggctacgaacatacttcttcaaaacacccatgtacctctcgaaagaaAACATGTtctgtaggtacataggcccgagaatactgatctctttgacaaggtgacaaagcagatgcgtcattatattaaaaaatgaaggtggaattgcaccacatcattctgaagggcttctaatatatccggatcgatgaccttctgcgaaattgcattcatgaatgcacatagttttgttattgttgcccggacattgtctagaaggataccccttattacaactggtagcagttgtgtcatcaacacgtgacagtcatgagactttaggtttgtgaacttcttctccttcgtgcttattattcgcttgatattcgtggagtatctaGACGATACCTTTATACTCTctaagcattcaaacatactttccttctatgccttgctaagagtgtagctggctggactcaagtaatggcttcctttctcctttggttccgggtgaaggtcgccgcgttgttccatatgcttcagaacattacgtgcttccagtgtatctttcgactttccatatacacctaggaagccaagaaggtttacgcaaaggttcttagtgagatGCGTCACGTcaattgcgtggcggacgtccaagaattcccaatagggaaactcccaaaatatagagttctttttccacatcgccgcgtgaccatctttgctctctataggctggcttccaggcccctttccaaacactactttaagatctttaaccatagcaaacactattttcccgctgcgatgtttaggcttcgtacgatggtccgccttatgttcaaagtgcttgcctttcttccgtaccgggtggtttgctgcaaggaatcgacgatgacccatgtacacaaccttcctatagtgcttaagatacgtactttctgttttatccatacagtgagtgcaagccttgtaccccttgctggactgtccggataggttgctaagtgcaggccaatcgttgatggttacgaacagcaacgctcgtaggttaaactcctcatGTTTGTCCTTGTCCCAGACGGGgactccttccttcttccacaacagtttaagatcttcgaccagtggttttaggtacacatcgatgtcgttaccaggttgcttagggccttgaataataatcggcatcattatgtacttcctcttcatgcatagccagggggaaggttgtagatacacatcgtaacggaccaagtgctatggccgctgctcatatCTCCAAAAGGatattcatgccatccgtactcaaagcaaaccgtatgtttcgtgcgtcctttccaaagtctttaaattttctgtcgatgtttcgccactacAAACCAttggcggggtgtctcagcatccagtcctgttgacgctcttcagcgtgccatcgcatcattctagcattccccttgttcctgaacaaacgccttagccgtggtattataaggaaataccacatcaccttagcaggaattctcttctttgttaactGCCCATCAACTtttcctggatcgtctcgtctaatcttgtatcgtagtgctttgcaaatagggcatgcttctaagttctcgtactcctcaccgccatataggatacaatcattcggacatgtgTGAATCTtttgaacttccagtcctagagggcagactatcttcttagcctcgtaagttgtctcgggcaatttgtttctctccggaagaatgttcttgacgagtttcaataaatcgccaaatgccttgtcactaataccattttttgccttccattgtaagaactccagagtggtatccaactttttgtgcccctgctcgcaacctgggtacaacgatgttctgtggtcctctaacatcttgtctaatttatgggcccccttttcactttcgcagtcctccttggcgtcctacAATatttgaccaagatcatccgcaacgtcgttaccatcagcatccctttcctcctcgcccgtttgatttctttcaaatccaacgtaagtccggaatattgtcgtcttccacttcatcttcttccatttcaacacctcgctctccgtgggatgtccaacaattatagcttagcaagaaccccgactcaaacaagtggaaatgaatagtcttGGATGCaaaatactccttctgattcttgcacttattgcatggacaacaaataaaacccttatgcctgttagtttcggccactctcaaaaaataatacacgccgtcaataaactctttggaccgccggtcagtgtacatccattgccgattcatctacatgacatgaaaaaaaatcatacacaaataattattcttacaataatgacaatcatacaataattataaaataattacaaactctttcaacagtcatacaataatgacatatcattatttatacaaaaattataaaatattacaccaaataattcttatttactatctctaatgttttaaactaatattaatgtgttttacttcttttaattttcattttagtttgttttctattatttaagattaactttcactatattttccttctcaactattttataaaaccttctttagcaaataaactaaatttctatatattctttcttccccacacaaattttctctctcatcaacttacaactaaattttggagacaaaaaagtgtgcaaaacatagctccaaatgtaatatgacaaaaaaaacattgtaggatgaagttgctaaccttttaggcacctccgatttgtatataatcaccaaaataaattcactagaaattttggcatgacctcccctcttttttgaagatgttttgaagcttgctcgggcagctagaggaggaagaagacatatataggggtgggactttagtcccggttggtgttactaaccggggctaaagatccccggaatctttagccccggttagtaacaccaaccgggactaaagttacgatctttagtcccggttgggccctgacagcatttgaaccgggactaaagatcaaatatgcccgttaccctttttaaccgggactagagatcatctttagccccgatttttattgcaacccgggactattgtggaattcggccgaccgacgaaagatggtttctccaccagtgaaaccTCCCACCGCGGTCCGCCACAACCGTCCACGTATTCCGCTGCCCTCACAGCCCGTGGGGGATAGCCTCACCGACAAGCTCTCCCCACCACCGCGGATCAAGTTGTGCCTATGGGTGGTTGGGGGTGTCACTACCACCTGTTCAGTAAGAGCTTTTTAGGATTGGAGAAATTTAACGGTGCTCGACACAATGCCTGACCGGGACATGGTCTCCTAAAACACCATGCTCACCGCTGCACTGCATACTCGTATCGAAATGGCTCTTTGGCGATCAGTCGTGCAACTCTGTAGCGCTTGATCAGATCTGCCCCACCATTATTGGCCCATGTGTTTTTGTCCACTTTTGGCGATGCGAGGTGCCTAAGTCATTTTTGTGGCGCGGTGGGCTCGGCCCATTTTCAATTAATTTTCGCTCGGTTCAGCCCATCATGGGCATTGGTTGTGGGAGGCGGAGCACCCCaaactgttaaaaaaaatgagtCTGTTGcattttgaacattttcatttttccTATTCCCATCCATCTCTCTATTTTTCCCACTTTTTTTCCTAGAGAGAGATTTGAAAAGAGGCGTAAGGCAGGGGTGTCGCCTGTTGGGTGAGAGCTTTTTTGGATTGCGGAAGTTTAACCATACATgggagaaggaagaaagaggTAGGAGGTTGGCGgctagaggaagaagacgatgatGAGTAGTCCTCATGACATGTAtgcaaaaaatgaaaaaaaaattaagaagcaATCTCTCTCCAGTGACAAATTTGTATGAATAGATAAGGGGCATATAGAGAGTTGTCAAATCTAatagtgacaaatagttaaattacTTCCCAATAGTAAATACgcacatttttttcctttaataAGCATGATGCTTCCATTTTTGTTTACTTCTCATCTTGGAAACTCACGAGATATAATTATATCTCTCTTCTTCAGACGTCGGCGTCCACACAAACGTCCCACACAGTTACGATGAGTCCAGGTTGCCGTCCATCTACCAAGCACAGAGAAAGGAATTCGAGGTAGCAAATCTTCATATTCCTTTCCGCGTCTTAAGTTTCAAAAAAGCAAATCTTGTTAACAACTGGGGCACTTCTATGTAGCCATTCCATCAGCCTGGCTTCGCACTTTGTTCCTTGGAAGCCATTTATCCCAATTTCCACGAGATGTGGTAACGAGACGCTGAGGTAATCGGCTTGATTACCAGCAGGATCTGTTGGTTTCGTCTGCTCCTATACAattaaaaggagagaaaaaaaatccgagaGTTGTTAGCATATCAAAACTTGtaatgtttaattttttttaatgaactgACAAACTGTGCTAATTTCATAATGTTTGATTGTTGTAATGTTAAATTAGCACATTTGCAGTGTGCAGCAATGCAAATTAACCCTAACAAAAGTTTATCGAAATAGACGTCGAGATCAATTCAGTAAGAGGGGACTTACCACAAGATAAGCGTCGTTCATATCTTAGAGAGCTCCATCCTGGAAGGCGTGCATGCTAGCCACTTGATCTGTTGCATGTTTTAGAGAAGTTTGATGAGTTATATTTTAGTTATACTTCAGTTACATCCTAGTTACAATATAGTTACaatgtaactacaatgtaactgCATTGTAACTACATCGTAACTACTATGTAACTGAACTGTAACTACATTATCATCTCTATATAATTTAGATATAGTgttacatatattattttaatatttatatacgAGTTACAttatacttatatataaaattatattgtaatt encodes:
- the LOC136351631 gene encoding uncharacterized protein, whose protein sequence is MGKRRRPQTTSTHHRYYLRRRHGGDLISELNDDVLAHVLGLLPNATDVARACAVSRRWRCLRARVPSLRFSLSHLINPSGDVKRQEDVERFVAFVNRVHATRRAGVEQLTISIELHEGCCARAVPAVHGAHANAWIRYAMEQQGVRSFALKLDQPNLLPLPEQRRSYDFDEDADVHGPLTYLTLPLPATVAFDSLVDLSLNEIRLDDVHLLGRLLSSACCPRLQKLALEEIVGLKELRLDAGELLELSLIWDGVGLTLVELNTPKLRVLGIECYFIHHTTLTMSAPGLEELKSSFNWETLERLDVGDIMSCVRSLKNLYLSSDGLRIGFGDVSGRLLRRCPAVESLDVHLACKVSHADEEGEEEEEGVIDDVMMMNDIPHLPLVTSLTDAKEDCESEKGAHKLDKMLEDHRTSLYPGCEQGHKKLDTTLEFLQWKAKNGISDKAFGDLLKLVKNILPERNKLPETTYEAKKIVCPLGLEVQKIHTCPNDCILYGGEEYENLEACPICKALRYKIRRDDPGKVDGQLTKKRIPAKVMWYFLIIPRLRRLFRNKGNARMMRWHAEERQQDWMLRHPANGPKQPGNDIDVYLKPLVEDLKLLWKKEGVPVWDKDKHEEFNLRALLFVTINDWPALSNLSGQSSKGYKACTHCMDKTESTYLKHYRKVVYMGHRRFLAANHPVRKKGKHFEHKADHRTKPKHRSGKIVFAMVKDLKVVFGKGPGSQPIESKDGHAAMWKKNSIFWEFPYWEFLDVRHAIDVTHLTKNLCVNLLGFLGVYGKSKDTLEAQISILGPMYLQNMFSFERYMGVLKKYVRSRARPEASFAKGYGTEEVIEFCVEFIEDLRPIGVPESRHEGRLRGKGTLGRKAIMTVDNNLFRKAYFTVLQQSSLVAPYIEEHLALVRARNIGQSDAWITRHHIDTFPALLRQHLMGNETINQQLVFLARGPSGSIATFQGYEINGYTFYTRAQDMKSTNQNSAVRIDAMGHDGTTGMYYGAIEDIWELEYGPLKVPLFRCQWVRLTGGGVMIDDSGMTTVDLNKVGYSDEPFVLANDVTQVFYVKDMSSKGKKGRGPDEPKRHVVLSGKRKIVGVEDKTDEDYDQFDGQPPFTVTIDPSILLSNEDTPYSRSDHKEETIVRRKYVRSTVTADVLP